The Mesorhizobium sp. NBSH29 genome has a segment encoding these proteins:
- a CDS encoding sigma-54-dependent transcriptional regulator, producing MKSPVILLIDDEDELRRSTAQSLDLAGFSVQDFAGGEGALDYITQGFNGIVITDIRMPGMDGMTLMSHIRAIDSDIPVILATGHGEVQLAVKAMREGAYDFIEKPFNRQTFVDVAARALDRRRLVLENRQLRAVAGKRDDIEARLPGRTQPMIDLRYQLRAVAPTDADVLVIGETGTGKEVAARALHDISGRATKPFVAINCAALPANLIESELFGHEAGAFPGAMRARFGKFEHARGGTVLLDEIESMPIDLQARLLRVIQERTITRLGSNEAVALDVRFIATSKADLEAEIAAGRFRADLFYRLNVVTLRMPSLSARREDVPLLFLQLVNEAAARYRRDEVAIAPGVVAEITRREWPGNVRELRNAADRYVLGLGLAGPLEGVKPDTGAGRLGGRVADYERGVIAEALAASGGVLKPVYEGLGISRKTLYEKMQKYGLERREPLKR from the coding sequence ATGAAAAGCCCGGTCATTCTGCTTATTGACGATGAGGACGAGTTACGGCGTTCGACGGCGCAATCCTTGGATCTTGCGGGCTTTAGCGTTCAGGACTTTGCCGGCGGCGAAGGCGCGCTCGATTATATCACCCAGGGATTCAATGGGATCGTCATAACCGACATCCGAATGCCGGGCATGGATGGGATGACGCTGATGAGCCATATTCGCGCCATTGATAGTGACATTCCAGTGATCCTCGCAACCGGCCATGGTGAAGTGCAGCTTGCTGTAAAAGCCATGCGCGAGGGCGCTTATGATTTTATCGAGAAGCCGTTCAACCGACAAACATTTGTCGATGTGGCCGCGCGCGCGCTCGACCGGCGGCGACTGGTTCTGGAAAACCGCCAATTGCGTGCTGTCGCCGGCAAGCGAGACGACATCGAAGCACGATTGCCGGGACGCACGCAGCCGATGATAGATCTGCGCTACCAATTGCGCGCCGTCGCGCCCACCGATGCAGATGTGCTGGTAATTGGCGAGACCGGTACAGGCAAGGAAGTTGCGGCACGTGCACTGCATGACATTAGCGGACGTGCCACCAAGCCCTTTGTCGCCATCAATTGTGCCGCCCTGCCCGCTAATCTGATTGAAAGCGAGCTTTTCGGGCATGAGGCAGGCGCATTTCCCGGCGCGATGCGCGCGCGTTTCGGCAAATTCGAACATGCGCGCGGGGGAACCGTGCTTTTGGACGAAATCGAATCCATGCCGATTGATCTTCAAGCACGGTTGCTGCGCGTTATTCAAGAACGCACGATCACACGTCTTGGCTCAAATGAAGCGGTCGCGCTGGATGTACGTTTCATCGCTACAAGCAAGGCTGATCTTGAAGCAGAGATAGCCGCTGGACGGTTTCGCGCAGACCTTTTTTACCGGCTCAATGTTGTGACCCTGCGCATGCCCTCACTTTCCGCGCGGCGTGAGGACGTGCCGCTGCTATTCCTGCAACTGGTCAATGAGGCTGCTGCGCGCTATCGGCGCGATGAGGTCGCTATTGCTCCCGGCGTTGTCGCCGAAATTACCAGACGCGAATGGCCTGGCAATGTGCGTGAACTGCGCAATGCCGCCGATCGCTATGTGCTCGGCCTTGGCCTTGCAGGACCCTTGGAAGGAGTGAAACCCGACACAGGCGCCGGCCGGCTCGGTGGGCGCGTGGCTGACTATGAGCGAGGTGTGATTGCGGAAGCGCTGGCGGCTAGCGGGGGTGTCTTGAAGCCGGTCTATGAGGGACTGGGGATCTCGCGCAAGACGCTTTATGAGAAGATGCAGAAATACGGACTTGAGCGGAGAGAGCCCCTGAAACGATGA
- a CDS encoding sensor histidine kinase, with product MDFAKLFIGRRVVWAALAVIMAVGVIAIFGTSLATRIYLDQTFSRGQTTLRLAVAVLRGQMSRYESLPALIADHEDIEALLADPGNPALRQRANLYLKQINGQLSASDVYVMIPGGETIAASNFDGPSTFVGENFNYRPYYQDAMRGRQGRFFALGTTSLKRGYYFSSPVLIGAQIAGVVVFKIDIEPIEESWKGGDYEILVSDPEGIIFMSGRPEWLYSGMLPLTEDRLALTTASRRYANAKLRELPVDRRRDQHGHDLMTITTPGAANEYLVLGEPMPEAGWTVSVLLDTSSARSQALTSVIAALLLLGLATLTAAILLQRRARLAERMTMQSTARAELEHRVAERTADLALVNRQLESEVGERRVTEKQLRQTQADLIQAGKLAALGQMSAALSHEFNQPLTAVKSYADNAAILIERNRMDEARENVLRISSLTDRMASISRHLRNFARKPNEKLSPVPLTDAVRDTLEIIAWRLKAADATVRIDLGETPLIVRAGSIRLQQVLVNLISNAADAVEGQENREIELLAKRKGSKVIISVSDHGPGIGPAIAERIFDPFFTTKGVGKGLGLGLSISYNIIKDFGGNLSVLNPAEGGALFTIELSSAQLPVREAAE from the coding sequence ATGGATTTCGCAAAGCTGTTTATCGGGCGTCGGGTGGTCTGGGCAGCGCTTGCCGTCATAATGGCCGTGGGGGTGATTGCAATCTTCGGCACGTCGCTGGCCACGCGCATCTACCTCGACCAAACGTTTTCGCGCGGGCAGACCACATTGCGGCTGGCGGTGGCGGTGCTGCGCGGGCAGATGAGCCGCTATGAATCACTGCCGGCGCTGATTGCCGACCACGAGGACATCGAGGCATTGCTGGCCGATCCGGGCAATCCCGCATTGCGCCAACGTGCAAACCTCTACCTCAAACAGATCAACGGCCAGCTCTCTGCCTCGGATGTCTATGTGATGATACCGGGCGGCGAGACTATCGCGGCAAGCAACTTCGATGGGCCATCAACCTTCGTTGGCGAGAACTTCAACTACCGCCCCTATTATCAGGACGCCATGCGAGGGCGGCAGGGGCGGTTCTTCGCCCTGGGCACCACCTCGCTGAAACGCGGCTACTATTTTTCTTCACCGGTCTTGATCGGCGCCCAGATTGCGGGGGTCGTCGTTTTCAAGATCGATATCGAACCGATCGAGGAATCCTGGAAAGGTGGTGATTACGAGATTCTCGTTTCAGATCCTGAAGGTATCATCTTCATGAGCGGGCGGCCGGAATGGCTGTATTCCGGAATGCTACCGCTGACAGAAGACCGACTGGCATTGACCACCGCTTCGCGGCGCTACGCCAATGCGAAGCTGCGCGAACTACCAGTGGACCGCAGGCGAGACCAGCACGGGCATGACTTGATGACTATCACCACGCCCGGCGCTGCTAACGAATATCTTGTCCTTGGCGAGCCTATGCCGGAAGCTGGATGGACCGTGAGCGTGCTCCTCGACACAAGCTCGGCACGGTCACAGGCGCTCACCAGCGTGATTGCAGCCCTTTTGCTGCTTGGTTTGGCGACGCTTACTGCAGCAATTCTGCTGCAACGGCGTGCACGCCTTGCTGAGCGGATGACGATGCAATCGACGGCACGTGCCGAGCTGGAGCACCGCGTCGCGGAGCGCACCGCCGATCTGGCACTGGTCAACCGGCAGCTGGAAAGCGAAGTGGGTGAGCGGCGGGTAACCGAAAAACAGTTGCGGCAGACACAAGCGGACCTCATCCAGGCGGGCAAGCTGGCGGCACTTGGCCAGATGTCAGCGGCGCTCTCACATGAGTTCAACCAACCCCTCACCGCGGTAAAATCTTATGCAGATAATGCCGCCATTCTGATTGAACGCAACCGTATGGACGAAGCACGCGAGAATGTGCTGCGCATTTCCAGCCTGACTGACCGCATGGCTTCAATAAGCCGTCATTTGCGCAATTTCGCGCGCAAGCCAAATGAAAAACTCAGCCCCGTACCGCTGACAGATGCTGTGCGCGACACGCTGGAAATCATTGCGTGGAGGCTGAAAGCAGCCGATGCCACGGTCCGCATTGATCTTGGCGAGACGCCACTTATCGTACGTGCTGGATCAATTCGCCTGCAGCAGGTTCTGGTCAACCTCATTTCCAACGCGGCTGATGCGGTTGAAGGACAAGAGAACAGGGAGATAGAATTGCTGGCCAAACGCAAAGGGTCCAAGGTTATAATCAGTGTTAGCGATCATGGACCGGGCATCGGGCCTGCTATTGCCGAGCGTATATTCGACCCCTTCTTTACCACCAAGGGCGTGGGCAAGGGGCTCGGGCTGGGTCTTTCCATTTCCTATAATATAATCAAGGATTTCGGTGGAAATCTTTCCGTTTTGAATCCGGCAGAAGGTGGCGCACTTTTCACCATCGAACTCAGCTCTGCGCAGCTTCCGGTTCGCGAGGCGGCGGAATGA
- the ade gene encoding adenine deaminase, with translation MPNRPHDPFRKPAPWAECATQLVDVAMGRRAADLVVRNGRWVNVHSGEIIPATDVAITAGRFAYCGSDASHAIGEGTRVVDAAGRYLVPGLCDAHMHVESGMVTVTEFCRAVIPHGTTSMFIDPHEIANVLGLEGVRLMHDEACVMPVNVYVQMPSCVPSAPGLENAGAQLSVADVEEAMGWENIIGLGEVMNFPGVASNDPVMAGEIAATMRAGKTIGGHYASPDLGLPFHGYVAGGPEDDHEGTRASDAIARVRQGMKAMMRLGSAWYDVATQIKAVTEEGLDPRNFILCTDDSHSGTLVKQGHMDRVVRHAIQQGLSPVTAIQMATLNTAQHFRLERELGSITPGRRADFLIVSDLASLAIDEVFARGVRVAKGGKLDIDIPAYDYPPAAKKTVKLGKVITAGDFDIAAPHGANEVRVRVIGVIENQAPTRALEADLDVTDGIVCMDRREDVCQIALVERHRGTGGVVNGFVSGFGYMEDCALASTVAHDSHHIIVVGTNKDDMALAANRLGEVGGGVVLFSKGKEVALVEMPIAGLMSDERAEAVAAKAERLVEAMRAMGCSLNNAYMQHSLLALVVIPELRISDVGIIDVTTFQKVDLFV, from the coding sequence ATGCCCAACCGCCCCCACGATCCGTTCAGAAAACCCGCGCCATGGGCCGAATGTGCAACGCAACTGGTCGATGTCGCCATGGGTCGCCGGGCTGCCGATCTTGTGGTGCGCAATGGCCGCTGGGTGAATGTGCATTCGGGCGAAATCATTCCAGCAACGGATGTTGCCATCACGGCCGGGCGCTTCGCCTACTGCGGGTCAGATGCCAGCCACGCTATCGGCGAGGGTACAAGAGTTGTCGATGCGGCTGGGCGCTATCTGGTGCCGGGCCTCTGCGATGCGCACATGCATGTCGAAAGCGGCATGGTGACAGTGACTGAATTCTGCCGAGCCGTGATCCCCCATGGCACGACGTCGATGTTCATCGACCCACACGAGATCGCCAATGTACTCGGCCTGGAAGGTGTGCGTTTGATGCACGATGAGGCATGCGTGATGCCGGTCAATGTCTACGTGCAGATGCCATCCTGCGTGCCTTCGGCACCCGGGTTGGAAAATGCTGGCGCTCAATTGTCTGTCGCCGATGTCGAGGAGGCCATGGGTTGGGAAAACATCATTGGCCTTGGCGAGGTGATGAATTTTCCAGGGGTTGCTTCCAATGACCCGGTGATGGCCGGCGAAATTGCTGCCACCATGCGCGCCGGCAAGACCATCGGTGGTCACTATGCCTCGCCCGATCTCGGTCTGCCTTTCCACGGCTATGTCGCGGGCGGGCCTGAGGACGATCATGAAGGCACCCGCGCGTCTGATGCGATTGCGCGCGTGCGCCAGGGAATGAAGGCCATGATGCGGCTGGGCTCTGCTTGGTACGATGTGGCGACCCAGATCAAAGCGGTGACGGAAGAGGGCCTCGACCCGCGCAACTTTATCCTCTGCACTGATGACAGCCATTCGGGTACGCTGGTCAAGCAAGGCCACATGGACCGCGTCGTGCGCCACGCCATCCAGCAGGGGTTGAGCCCTGTCACAGCGATCCAGATGGCAACGCTGAACACCGCGCAGCATTTCCGGCTCGAGCGCGAACTGGGGTCGATTACGCCCGGTAGGCGTGCAGACTTCCTGATTGTCTCGGATCTGGCATCGCTTGCCATCGACGAGGTTTTCGCGCGCGGCGTGCGTGTGGCAAAGGGCGGAAAGCTCGATATAGATATTCCGGCTTACGACTATCCGCCTGCTGCCAAAAAAACCGTGAAGCTGGGTAAGGTGATTACCGCAGGGGATTTTGATATTGCCGCACCACACGGCGCCAACGAGGTGCGAGTGCGCGTCATTGGTGTTATCGAGAACCAGGCGCCGACGCGCGCACTCGAGGCTGATCTCGATGTCACCGATGGCATCGTCTGCATGGACCGCCGCGAGGATGTCTGCCAGATCGCTCTAGTAGAGCGCCATCGCGGCACGGGCGGCGTGGTCAACGGCTTTGTCTCTGGCTTCGGCTACATGGAGGATTGCGCGCTGGCCTCGACGGTCGCCCATGACAGTCACCATATCATCGTCGTCGGCACCAACAAGGACGACATGGCGCTCGCCGCCAACCGACTGGGCGAGGTCGGTGGCGGCGTGGTACTGTTTTCAAAGGGCAAGGAAGTAGCGCTGGTCGAAATGCCAATCGCCGGTCTGATGTCGGACGAACGCGCCGAAGCTGTTGCCGCCAAGGCTGAAAGACTGGTGGAGGCGATGCGCGCTATGGGCTGCTCGCTTAACAATGCGTACATGCAGCACTCGCTTCTGGCGCTGGTGGTCATCCCCGAGCTGCGGATTTCCGACGTCGGCATCATCGATGTGACCACCTTCCAGAAGGTCGATCTTTTCGTCTGA
- a CDS encoding alpha/beta hydrolase, which yields MTDLASRGIFRILVLAVVAALAGCAGGQTHDLIATRQVPVQASAIAGTHSIFIATTRQATKDGRVFSGERASEISHANVAITVPAIHQTGQVERPKRGVADPAKSFTATSISGYADDAAFSRALRTDIAANGGRALVFIHGYNTNFDDAVYRLTQIVQDSGYKGTPVLFTWASGGRTVDYVYDNNSASAARDALEKTLRLVSQSGAKRVDIVAHSMGSWVTMEALRQLAMTDNRSLDGKMGDVVLASPDIDLDVFKSQMKRYGRPEKPFYVLVSANDRALNISGLIAGRQPRLGDYTDGADIASLGIVVADLSGVEVKDSLNHSKFAENPALIEMLGQRLNADDRALTGAGDITSRVGSLAQGIGQTVTSAAEIIITTPVNVLKVAVGQ from the coding sequence ATGACTGATTTGGCATCGCGCGGGATATTCCGCATCCTCGTTCTGGCTGTTGTTGCTGCCCTGGCCGGCTGCGCAGGCGGGCAGACACACGACCTGATCGCGACGCGCCAGGTGCCGGTTCAAGCTTCCGCAATCGCTGGCACACACAGTATTTTTATTGCGACGACGCGGCAAGCGACCAAAGATGGGCGGGTGTTTTCGGGCGAGCGTGCCAGCGAAATTTCCCATGCCAACGTGGCGATCACCGTGCCGGCCATCCATCAGACCGGGCAGGTGGAGCGCCCGAAGCGGGGTGTGGCCGATCCGGCCAAATCTTTCACCGCGACCTCGATCTCCGGCTACGCCGACGATGCAGCCTTCTCGCGGGCCCTGCGCACGGACATTGCGGCCAATGGCGGGCGGGCTCTCGTTTTCATCCACGGCTACAACACCAATTTTGATGATGCCGTCTACCGGCTGACGCAAATCGTGCAGGATTCCGGTTACAAGGGTACGCCGGTGCTGTTCACCTGGGCGTCGGGCGGGCGCACCGTCGATTATGTATATGATAATAACAGCGCCAGCGCGGCGCGCGACGCGTTGGAAAAGACATTGCGGCTGGTCAGCCAATCCGGCGCCAAACGCGTCGATATCGTTGCCCATTCCATGGGAAGCTGGGTGACCATGGAAGCGCTGCGCCAGCTAGCCATGACCGACAACCGCAGTCTCGACGGCAAGATGGGTGACGTCGTGCTGGCTTCACCCGATATCGATCTCGACGTTTTCAAATCGCAAATGAAACGCTACGGCAGGCCGGAAAAGCCGTTCTATGTGCTGGTCTCAGCGAATGATAGGGCGCTCAACATTTCGGGCCTGATTGCCGGGCGCCAGCCGCGGCTTGGCGACTATACCGATGGCGCTGACATCGCCAGCCTTGGCATTGTGGTGGCCGACCTTTCCGGTGTGGAGGTGAAGGACAGCCTCAACCATTCGAAATTTGCGGAAAACCCGGCACTGATCGAGATGTTGGGACAGAGGCTCAATGCCGACGACCGCGCCCTTACCGGCGCCGGCGATATCACCTCGCGGGTGGGCAGCCTGGCGCAGGGAATTGGCCAGACTGTGACGTCCGCCGCCGAAATCATCATCACTACGCCGGTCAACGTTCTGAAGGTGGCGGTGGGGCAATAG
- a CDS encoding DUF1697 domain-containing protein, translating into MTSSIYILLFRGVGGATQLPVKPLSASLEAAGFDAVRTYINSGNAILRTGKSRDAMLKEVTKICARDFAFTKAIHAVTLVEWRNLIRDNPFSDAVDVPKNLSAALLAETPQAANVEKITAAAVQGERFEIVGRVAYLHTPYGFGTSKMAIKFDKAIGVENTTRNWNTVLRLLELAEAAEG; encoded by the coding sequence ATGACATCCTCCATCTACATCCTGCTTTTCCGCGGCGTCGGTGGAGCGACACAGTTACCCGTCAAACCGCTGAGTGCATCCCTGGAAGCTGCCGGCTTTGATGCGGTGCGCACCTACATCAACAGCGGCAACGCAATTCTCAGGACCGGCAAGTCGCGCGACGCCATGCTGAAAGAAGTCACTAAAATCTGTGCGCGCGACTTCGCCTTCACCAAGGCAATCCATGCTGTGACGCTTGTCGAGTGGCGTAATCTGATCCGCGACAATCCCTTCTCCGATGCCGTGGACGTTCCAAAGAATTTGAGCGCAGCGCTCCTGGCTGAAACGCCGCAAGCTGCGAACGTCGAAAAGATTACCGCTGCGGCAGTGCAAGGCGAACGATTTGAGATCGTCGGCAGGGTCGCCTACCTGCATACTCCCTATGGTTTTGGCACATCCAAAATGGCGATAAAGTTCGACAAGGCCATTGGGGTTGAAAATACCACGCGCAACTGGAACACCGTGCTGCGTCTTCTGGAACTCGCGGAGGCGGCGGAGGGGTAG
- a CDS encoding DEAD/DEAH box helicase, which yields MEIENTTELSGFAKLGITGPLLKATIAAGFAEPKPIQEQAIPAQLEGRDILGVAQTGSGKTAAFSLPILSKIIGLGTKRLPKSARALILAPTRELAVQIEDTIRVLAKGLHVSTALVLGGVSRFSQVKRLQQGVDILVATPGRLTDLVREGDVSLAETRWLVLDEADRMLDMGFINDVRRISKATHRDRQTALFSATMPPEIEQLAQSLLKNPARVEVAKAGTTAAEITQSIVIARTKQKRQILSKMLADEAMKQVLVFARTKHGADRVVRDLERDGFKAAVIHGNKSQNARQKALNDFRESSVRILVATDIAARGIDVPGISHVVNFDLPDEAESYVHRVGRTGRNGATGIAITLCDPTEYSKLRQVERIIRMKLPVLADHLNEPDPVRDPAERAAMAREAAADRDPRRQNARKPGQGKPGGAKKAESGKPFRGAKRRTFGSRKPAARAA from the coding sequence TTGGAAATTGAAAACACCACGGAGCTCTCGGGCTTCGCCAAACTCGGCATTACCGGTCCGCTGCTGAAAGCAACGATTGCTGCAGGCTTTGCTGAACCGAAACCCATCCAGGAACAGGCTATTCCCGCGCAGTTGGAAGGCCGTGACATTCTGGGCGTCGCACAGACAGGTTCCGGCAAGACGGCGGCCTTCAGCCTGCCGATTCTGTCAAAGATTATTGGCCTCGGCACCAAGCGTCTGCCGAAATCGGCACGGGCGCTCATCCTCGCACCAACCCGCGAGCTCGCGGTCCAGATCGAGGATACGATCCGCGTTCTGGCCAAAGGCCTGCATGTCTCGACCGCGCTCGTCCTCGGCGGTGTCTCGCGCTTCAGCCAGGTCAAGCGCCTGCAGCAGGGTGTTGACATTCTGGTTGCAACGCCTGGCCGCCTGACGGATCTGGTGCGCGAAGGTGATGTAAGCCTTGCCGAAACACGATGGCTGGTCCTCGATGAGGCTGACCGGATGCTCGACATGGGCTTCATCAATGACGTGCGCCGCATCTCCAAGGCAACACACCGCGACCGCCAAACGGCCCTGTTCTCGGCCACCATGCCGCCGGAAATCGAACAGTTGGCTCAAAGCCTTCTGAAGAACCCGGCACGTGTGGAAGTCGCCAAGGCCGGCACTACGGCTGCGGAAATCACTCAGAGCATCGTCATTGCCCGCACCAAGCAGAAGCGGCAGATCCTGTCGAAAATGCTGGCCGATGAGGCTATGAAGCAGGTGCTGGTTTTTGCTCGTACGAAGCATGGTGCAGACCGCGTTGTGCGCGATCTCGAGCGAGATGGCTTCAAGGCTGCCGTCATTCACGGCAACAAGTCGCAGAACGCTCGCCAGAAGGCGCTCAACGACTTCCGCGAAAGCTCGGTGCGCATTCTGGTGGCAACTGATATTGCCGCCCGCGGCATCGACGTTCCGGGCATCAGCCACGTCGTGAACTTCGATCTGCCCGATGAGGCGGAGAGCTATGTTCACCGTGTCGGTCGTACCGGTCGTAACGGCGCAACCGGCATTGCCATCACGCTGTGTGATCCAACCGAATATTCGAAACTGCGTCAGGTTGAACGCATTATTCGGATGAAGCTCCCGGTTCTGGCAGATCATTTGAATGAGCCTGACCCGGTTCGTGACCCAGCCGAACGTGCCGCAATGGCGCGTGAGGCAGCCGCTGATCGAGACCCTCGCCGTCAGAACGCACGCAAGCCCGGTCAAGGAAAGCCAGGCGGCGCCAAGAAGGCAGAGTCAGGCAAGCCATTCCGGGGTGCCAAGCGCCGTACGTTCGGCAGCCGCAAGCCCGCAGCCCGCGCAGCCTAG
- a CDS encoding cysteine synthase A, whose product MLRSVIDAIGNTPLIRLKRASDETGCEILGKAEFMNPGQSVKDRAGLFIIRDAEKRGLLQPGGVIVEGTAGNTGIGLTLVAKALGYRTVIVIPDTQSQEKKDALRVMGAELIEVPALPYKNPNNYVKLSGRLAQQLAKSEQNGAVWANQFDNTANREGHRLSTAEEIWSQTGGKVDGFVSAVGSGGTLAGVAEGLRAKRADVKIALADPLGAALHSFYTNGELKSEGSSITEGIGQGRITANLDGFTPDFSYQVPDDEALPYVFDLIQHEGLCLGGSSGINIAGAVRLARDLGPGHTIVTILCDSGTRYQSKLFNPTFLRSKNLPVPGWMETASKIVVPFEESA is encoded by the coding sequence ATGCTCCGTTCGGTGATTGACGCCATCGGCAACACGCCGCTGATCCGGCTCAAGCGCGCCTCCGATGAAACCGGCTGCGAAATTCTCGGCAAAGCGGAATTTATGAACCCCGGCCAATCGGTCAAGGACCGCGCCGGCCTCTTCATTATTCGCGATGCGGAGAAGAGGGGTCTCTTGCAGCCGGGCGGCGTAATTGTAGAAGGCACGGCAGGCAATACCGGTATCGGCCTCACTCTGGTAGCGAAGGCACTGGGCTATCGTACAGTCATTGTCATCCCCGATACCCAAAGCCAAGAAAAGAAGGATGCGCTGCGTGTCATGGGCGCAGAGCTCATTGAAGTGCCAGCTTTGCCCTACAAGAACCCGAACAATTATGTGAAGCTTTCAGGGCGTCTTGCGCAGCAGCTTGCCAAATCCGAGCAGAACGGTGCGGTCTGGGCCAACCAGTTTGACAACACCGCCAATCGCGAAGGCCACAGGCTCTCAACCGCCGAAGAAATCTGGAGCCAGACTGGCGGAAAGGTCGACGGCTTTGTCTCCGCCGTGGGCTCGGGCGGCACTCTTGCCGGTGTGGCCGAAGGCCTGCGGGCGAAACGCGCCGATGTGAAGATTGCGCTTGCCGATCCCTTGGGGGCCGCACTCCATAGCTTTTACACCAACGGTGAATTGAAATCGGAAGGCTCTTCCATCACAGAGGGCATCGGACAGGGACGCATCACCGCCAATCTGGATGGTTTTACCCCCGACTTCTCTTATCAGGTCCCCGATGATGAGGCGCTGCCCTATGTGTTTGACCTGATCCAGCACGAAGGTCTTTGCCTCGGCGGCTCGTCAGGCATCAACATTGCAGGTGCGGTACGCCTCGCGCGAGATCTTGGTCCCGGCCATACCATCGTAACGATCCTGTGCGATTCCGGCACACGCTACCAGTCAAAGCTGTTCAACCCCACCTTCCTGCGCTCGAAGAACCTTCCGGTGCCGGGCTGGATGGAAACCGCTAGCAAGATTGTCGTCCCATTCGAGGAGAGTGCCTGA
- a CDS encoding alanyl-tRNA editing protein produces MATESLVRDDAYLREADATVIGVNERGGIILDRTIFYATSGGQPGDTGRFVVPSGEMLEIAATLTGETKSDIIHVPAPGQPLLAIGDSVKLAIDWDRRYRLMRMHSACHLLTVVCPHPITGASVAEDDSRVDFDMPDARVTKEDLTEAMMELVDADHPIFTRWISDAELSANPALVKSKNVRPPLGTGKIRLVMIGEEGGIDSQPCGGTHVARTGEIGEIHIGKIEKKGRENRRFRLRFGAMPRQ; encoded by the coding sequence ATGGCAACCGAATCGCTGGTTCGCGACGACGCCTATCTGCGCGAGGCAGATGCGACAGTCATCGGCGTGAATGAGCGGGGCGGTATTATTCTCGACCGAACAATCTTCTACGCCACCTCCGGAGGCCAGCCGGGCGACACGGGGCGTTTTGTGGTCCCCAGCGGTGAGATGCTGGAAATCGCTGCGACGCTAACTGGCGAAACCAAAAGCGACATCATCCATGTTCCAGCACCTGGCCAGCCGCTGCTGGCCATCGGTGACAGCGTAAAGCTCGCCATTGACTGGGACCGGCGCTACCGGTTGATGCGCATGCACTCGGCCTGCCATCTGTTGACGGTGGTCTGCCCGCATCCAATAACCGGTGCATCCGTTGCCGAAGACGACAGCCGCGTCGATTTCGACATGCCCGATGCCCGCGTCACCAAGGAAGATTTGACAGAAGCCATGATGGAGCTTGTTGATGCGGATCATCCGATTTTCACCCGCTGGATCAGCGACGCGGAGCTTTCCGCCAATCCGGCGCTGGTAAAATCCAAGAACGTGCGCCCACCGCTCGGCACTGGAAAAATACGCCTCGTCATGATCGGTGAGGAGGGTGGTATCGACAGCCAGCCATGTGGCGGCACCCACGTCGCCCGGACTGGCGAAATCGGCGAAATCCACATCGGGAAGATCGAAAAGAAGGGTAGGGAAAACCGCCGCTTCCGTCTGCGCTTCGGGGCTATGCCGCGGCAATAA
- the sseA gene encoding 3-mercaptopyruvate sulfurtransferase, with protein sequence MAATKSPFIVDAEWLQDKLGTPGMSIVDASWYLPAQKRDAKAEYEAGHIPGAVFFDQDMIVDRQSDLPHTLPFPEEFARMVGAMGIATDDTIVVYDGPGVFSAPRVWWMFRVMGAHNVVLLDGGLDRWNREGRPMTSEVTKVAPNVFNVDFDAEKVALFDDVKNVVADQSAQIADARPAGRFAGTDPEPREGVRSGHMPGAVSMPASMLSEDGSLLAPEELRRTLEQAGLDLSKPVVTSCGSGVTAAIISLALQSVGHDQNRLYDGSWTEWGGRDDTLVETGKA encoded by the coding sequence ATGGCCGCTACCAAAAGCCCTTTCATCGTCGATGCGGAGTGGTTGCAAGACAAGCTCGGTACGCCCGGCATGTCGATTGTCGACGCCTCATGGTATTTGCCGGCCCAGAAACGCGACGCCAAGGCGGAGTACGAGGCTGGCCATATTCCAGGCGCGGTATTCTTCGATCAGGACATGATCGTCGACAGGCAATCCGACCTCCCGCATACGCTGCCTTTCCCTGAAGAGTTTGCACGCATGGTGGGCGCGATGGGCATAGCGACCGACGACACGATTGTCGTCTATGACGGCCCGGGCGTCTTTTCGGCGCCACGCGTCTGGTGGATGTTCCGAGTCATGGGCGCACACAATGTCGTGCTTCTCGATGGCGGCCTTGATCGCTGGAACCGGGAAGGCCGTCCAATGACCTCCGAGGTCACTAAGGTCGCTCCCAATGTGTTCAACGTCGATTTTGACGCCGAAAAGGTGGCATTGTTTGATGATGTCAAAAATGTAGTCGCAGATCAGAGCGCCCAGATCGCCGATGCGCGACCCGCTGGCCGCTTTGCCGGAACCGACCCGGAGCCCCGCGAGGGCGTACGGTCCGGTCATATGCCTGGCGCCGTAAGCATGCCCGCATCCATGCTGTCGGAGGATGGCAGCCTGCTTGCCCCCGAGGAGCTGCGCAGAACGTTGGAGCAAGCCGGTCTCGACCTGTCGAAGCCGGTCGTCACTTCCTGCGGTTCCGGCGTTACAGCAGCTATTATCTCGCTGGCACTCCAATCGGTCGGGCATGACCAGAACCGGCTGTATGACGGGTCGTGGACGGAGTGGGGTGGTCGGGATGACACGCTCGTAGAAACCGGTAAGGCGTAG